The Pediococcus inopinatus region GTGGCTAAAAGAGCCGCACGAATGGAAGGACAGTATCGGCATATTAAACCAGAAGAGTCGATCGACCTGACAATTGTAGTTGCGCGTTTGCTTACTGGCTTTGATGCCCAGCGTTTAAACACGCTCTACCTTGATAAACTCATGGAGTATCAAGGGTTGATTCAGGCTTATGCGCGAACTAACCGTGTTTTTGATAACAATAAACCTCAAGGAAATATTGTCGTTTTTCGGAGACCTAAATTGATGGAAGAAAGAACGAAGGATGCTTTTGAAAAGTATGCTGGAGAAGGTTCTTTTAAAAAAGTCTTTCGACCCGAATTTGATCAAATGCAGGAAGAATTTCAAGAAGAAGTCGCCAATTTACGCCGGAAGGTACCTCAGGCAGAAGATGCTAATGACTTACAAGATGAAACACAAGACGATCAAATTGAATTTTTGACCCGTTTTAGAAATTTAGCTAAAAAATTACAATATATTGCTTCGTATTCTGAATTTAATTGGGATCAACAGGCAGAAGAGTATGGGATTACCCAAGAGGAATATGGGTATTATCAAGGTGCTTTTGAAAATATCAAAGCTGTTGTCACTGAACGTCAAGATGAGCAACCAGATGACCCTGAACAACAAGAATTATTAAATTTTGATTTTGATGATGTCGTTATTCATGAACTTGTAATTGATAAAGAATATGTGCTGACTTTAGCAACTAAGGCAATTCAAACTCAGCATGAATTCATGGAAACCAAAACAGAGAAGGATAAACACCGAACAGAAGACGCACAAAAAGAATTAGAAACAGCTTTAGAGAAATATGCAAAATCTGGGCATTCGCTGACTGCTGAACAAATTAAATCTTTTGTAAGTGAAACTGATATAATGCAGGGAGATAAAAATTTTGATGCTATAAGATCTTTCGCAATGCGTCAGGATCGCAAGAAGAAACGAGCAATTCTGGATTTTAGTGATGAATGGGGCCTTGATCCTGATCAACTCACACGTTTGAATACAGAATATGTTGCTAATGGCAAATTTGATCATGAACGCGATTTACGAAAAACAGCTGATATAGCGACAGCTGAAATGAATGGACATGTCTTTAAAAACGTTCTTCAATATAAAACAGCTGCTGCGAATGCATCAAAAGAATTCATTGGAAAAGAATTAGCCAAATACTAGTGAAGAGGGATATTTAACATGAAAGACAGCAGTCAGACTTTAGAACAAGCCCTATGGAATGCCGCCAATGTATTACGTGGGAAAATGGATGCGAATGAATATAAAAACTATTTATTAGGTTTAATTTTCTATCGATTTTTAAGTGATCGGACACTCAATACTGTCATGGCAGAAACTGAAGAGGACGGAGATCCGTTAGAAACTTATAAACGATATTGGAATGACCAACATGATGATATTGTGGATGTTTTATATGATTCTTTAGGCTTTATTATTAAACCAGATGAGCTCTTCGATAGTATTGTGACACGGATTCAAAACCATCAATTTCAAGTTTCTGATTTAAAAAATGCATTATTTAATTTAGAACAATCAGTTAAGGGACACGAGTCAGAGGAAGATTTCGATGGCTTGTTCTCGGATATTGATTTGGATTCGACGCGTCTTGGTAAAAATCCGAGTCAAGTGATGAATGATACAATAATGGCACTTAAAGATATTGATTTTAGTGAGGATCGGGATGTCCTCGGGGATGCCTATGAATATTTGATTAGTGAATTTGCTATGAGTGCGGGCAAAAAAGCTGGTGAATTCTATACACCACGAACTGTTAGTGAAATCATTTCTCAAATTGTTACGATCGGTCATAAAGAAGGTAAAGATCAAATTCGGAGTGTTTATGATCCTGCGTTGGGTTCTGGTTCTCTGTTGTTGACTGTTGCAAGCCAAGTTACTGGTGATCTGCATATTAGTTATCATGGACAAGAATTAAACACCACCACGTTCAACTTGGCACGTATGAATTTAATGTTGCATGGTGTTCATTATGAAGATATCTATGTTCGTAATGGAGATACACTTGATGCTGATTGGCCAACTGTAGAACCTTATCAGTTTGATGCAGTTGTTATGAATCCCCCTTATTCTGCTCATTGGGATAACAATGAAAAACGTTTGAGTGATCCACGTTTTCGGGATTTTGGTGCATTAGCTCCCAAATCTAAAGCAGACTATGCTTTCTTATTGCATGGCTTATATCATTTGAAGCCAACGGGAACGATGGGAATTGTTCTGCCTCATGGAGTACTTTTCCGTGGTGCTAAGGAAGGTAAGATTCGGCAACAATTGATTGATAAAAACATGATTGATGCAGTGATTGGGTTGCCAGCCAATATCTTTTTCTCTACTTCAATTCCAACTTTGATTATGATTTTAAAAAAGAATAAAGATAGCAAAGACATTCTATTTATTGATGCTTCGAATGAATTCTCAAAAGAGAAGAATCAAAACGTTCTTACGCAAAATAATATAGATAAAATTGTGAATACTTATAAAGAACGAAAGAATGTAGATAAGTATGCACACGTGGCTAGCTTAGATGAAATTAGAGAGAACGAATATAACCTAAATATTCCACGTTATGTCGATACGTTTGAGGAAGAACCTCCAGTGGATGTGGCTAAACTGAGTCAAGAAATGCGTGCAACTGATGCAGAAATTAGTCAGCTAACAGATGATATTAGTGGGATGCTTGATGATTTAGTTGGTCAAGACACTGACGCTCAACAGCAGCTTACGAAAATTAAGGAGTTGTTTAAACAATGAGCGAACAAAAACAGCCAAAAGTCCGTTTTTCGGGATTTGATGACGCTTGGGAACAGTGTACGTTAAAAGACGTTTCCGCTCGTATCACGCGAAAAAATTCAAATTTAGAAAGTAATCTGCCTTTAACTATTTCGGCACAAGATGGTTTGGTGGATCAGAACACCTTCTTTGGAAAAACTATCGCAAGTAAAGATACTACAGGATATTTCTTACTTAAGAAAGGAGAATTTGCTTATAACAAAAGCTATTCTAAGGGTTATCCGTTTGGTGCAGTGAAAAGATTAGACAAGTATGACGAGGGTGTTCTTTCTACTCTTTATATTGTTTTTGCTCCTCGACATATTTCCTCAACTTTTCTAGCAGTATATTATGATTCAAAAAGTTGGTATAAAGAAATTTATCGGAATGCTGCAGAGGGAGCAAGAAATCATGGGCTATTGAATATATCCTCGAGTGATTTCTTTGATTCTAAATTGACTATTCCTTCAGATAAAAATGAGCAACGATTCATTGGACGATTTATAAAGACAATAGATAAGCTTATCGCTGCCAATCAACGACAGCTTGAAGAGCTAAAAACTATCAAAAAGCTTGCTATGCAGAAGATTTTTGATCAAGAATGGCGTTTTAATGGGTTCACTGACGCTTGGGAACAGCGTAAGTTGGGTCAAATAGCGAATATTGTAATGGGACAATCACCTAGCTCAATAAATTACACTGATAATCCTAACGATGCAATTCTGGTTCAAGGGAATGCTGACATGAAAAATGGTTTGGTGAATCCAAGGGTTTGGACAACACAAATAACGAAACAGGCAAACTCTGGATCTATAATTTTAAGTGTGCGAGCACCAGTTGGTGAAGTTGGAAAAACCGAATATGATGTAGTTTTAGGACGCGGAGTTGCTGCAATATCAGGTGGCGAGTTTCTTTTCCAATACCTTAAAAAAATGAATATCAAGGGGTATTGGTCAAAATATAGTACGGGATCAACTTTTGAATCTATTAATTCTAATGACATCATAAACGCAAATATATCCGTACCATCAAAAAATGAGCAGCAGTTGGTTGGTAAGTTTTTTTTTAAATTAGATAACCTTATCGCTGCCAATCAAAGTAAGTCTGAACAACTTAAAAAATTAAAAAAATGGTTTATGCAAAATATGTTTATGTGATATTTGGTATGTTTTACAACTTAACGCAGCTGATGAGCGTCAATCTCAATATTGGAGTAACTAAAAACTAGTAAATTTTGCTATAAATCTGTAAGAATAAATTAGGAAATTTAATTTTCCTAATTTTTTTATACGGAGGTGTCGTAATGACACAAGAATTGAAGCTACACAAATATTTTGATCAATGGATGAAACTGTATAAATTAGATGCAGTTAGGCCAGTAACTTATCGGAAGTATGAGATGACTCACCGACAGTTAGTTGGTTTAGTACCTGATCTAAAGATGTCTGAGTTGTCCCGATTGACGTATCAACAATTACTAAATGATTATGCAGAAACACATGAGCGACAAACTGTGATGGATTTTCATCGACATATTAAAAGCGCCTTGATCGATGCCTTGGAAGAAGGACTTTTAGATCGTGATCCTACGCGTAAGGCAATCATAAAAGGGACTCCGCATAGGAAGCATAAAGTAAAGTTTCTTAGCCAACACGAGGTTCAAGATTTGTTAAATGGCTTAGTGTTAGATGAGGGTGTTAATTGGGATTATTTTATTTTACTAATTGCAAAGACAGGATTGCGATTTGCTGAAGCTTTGGCTGTTACACCGAAGGATTTTGATTTTGCACATCAGTATCTGAATATTAGTAAGACATGGGATTACAAGTCCGTAGAATCGGGATTTGCACCCACTAAAAATAAATCCTCAGTTAGAAAAGTTCAGTTGGACTGGCAAACAGTTATTCAATTTTCACAATTAACTAAAAATTTACCGGAAGATGAGCCCGTTTTTGTGCGATCTAAGGTGTATAACGATACGGTTAACCATTATCTTGAAAGACTCTGTAAAAGAGCTAACATTCCGGTTATATCCATTCATGGGCTAAGACATACACATGCGTCATTGTTGCTTTATGCTGGTGTCAGTATTGCATCAGTGGCTAGGCGATTAGGTCATTCTAATATGACTACAACGCAGCAAACTTATTTGCATATTATTCAAGAATTGGAGAATCAAGATAACGACAAGGTAATGAAACATCTAGCCAGCTTAATATAAGAAAAGACTTATAAGTCATGGAGGACCACGTTTCCATGGCTTTTTGGCTCTTTGTCAAATCCTGTTGATAGATGAATTTGGGACACTGTTAGAAGTTATGCAACTTCTAACAGTGTCTTTTTGTTTGGTTTGGTTCTCATTTGTTGTAATTTAACTCTTGAAACTAAGTGGTGATAATTTCGGAAACCGAAGGCAGTTCTTTGAATTTGCTTAATCATTCTATTGATCCCTTCAATTGGACCATTAGAATACTTTGATTCACTGGCATTGAGGACTATTTCAAGATTCTTTTTAAATGTGGTTAAAACATCTTTCATTTGCGAGCTAAGCTTATCGTTGTTATATAAATATTGAACAAGACCATCTTTGTCGTGATTTTTAAGACATATCATAATGCCTTGCATGGCGTTATAAGTATTTAACAGTCTTTCATCAACATCTAGACCTAACTGAACTCTTTCGAGTTGAGTTACTTGTTTCCTAAGGTGTCGATCGAAAAATGTTTTTTTAATCTCAAGCTCATCGAAGTGTTTTAAATAAAGTTTCCAGGAGAATTTAAGCATCCGATATTCCTTGGATTGTTTCTTGTATTCTTTCATAATTTGAACGCGACTTTGGTTAAAAGATCTAGTCATCATCGCAACAATATGAAAACGATCGACAATTATTTTGGCATTTGGAAATACCAATCTGGCGATATCTTGATAGTAACTATTAAGGTCCAGAGAAACTGTCTTTACTTGCTTTCTAGCGGTGCTGTCAAACTTATTAAAGTAATCAATAATAGTTTGTTTAAAGCGATCCGGTAGGATCTGTTGAATTTCATGATCACCATCACCGTTAATACAAAGAAAGTGGAAATCGCCGCCAACACCACGAAATTCATCCATAGATAAGTGCTCAGGTAAAGAATGATAATTTCTCCGAAATAGATCATCATAGTTGTCTAAATAGCGACAAACGGTACTGGGAGAAACACTATTGTCTAAAGCAATACTAGTCTGAGTACGATCATCCTGAAGATGCATGAATATTTTTTGTCTGGTAGCTTTGGAAATATTACAATACTTATTGACGAGGTCTGTTGTTGCCATTACCGAGTTTCCACAATTTTTACAGATTAATCGTTCTTTATGAAGTTCAAGATAGACGGGCTCACTAGCGTTGGCCGACGGATATGAAACGCGTGACACATAGTGTCCGTTATGACTAAAGTTTTCAAAACCACATTGAGGACACCTTGTATAAGTGGCTTTTACATTGGCAACATAGACTTTAGCAGGTTTTGATTTTATGAATTGATGCTTATAACTGAAAAAAATAACATTTGGGTCTTTAATACTGAGTGAAAATTTTATATTATTATCTATAGGGTTCATGGTTTCTCACATCCTTTGATGATGCTGTAGTGGGTGGATTTTTTTGTGTGTGGGGACCTGTGGGCCTCTTTTTTTTTCAAAAAAATCCTGTTAATAGATTACCACATTGGTAGTTCATCAACAGGAAAAAGTATAGAGCCGGCTTTTTTGCTGTCGTTGATTGGCAGCGAGAAGGTTGTCAATGCTTTTAAGTAACGCTGAAATCTTTTTTTGTTCAAAAAATTCAGGATACATTTCGGCAAAATTTTCTACATCTTTTTTCGATAAATTAGTTTGTGATACTCCATCATCAAACTTTAAAAAATAAGGGCTTCTGTTCATTAATGAACTTAGAAAAAATGAACTTATATTATTTTTGGGAGTGATACCAGCAATTCTCTGATTCAGAGAATATTTGTTGTTTTTTGAAATCAAAAAAGTTCGCGCTAAAGCTCTGCCATTTGGCACGTCACTCAGAACAAACGCAATATCGCCTTTTACCAAAGGTTCCATTTGTATATTGGTAAATTTTTTTACTAGTCCGTTTGTTGATACAAATTTTGAATTTACGACGATGTATTTTCCATTGCTAGAAATACTTTTTTCATGTCCTTTTCCATTCCTATATTCAGCTACTTTATCTAATTTACGCTGTTCCCAAGCGTTAGCGCAATTTTAGCATTAAAAAAGCACTTTAAAAGTTGGGTACGCTTGGGAACCGCGTAAGCTAGGAAATGTTGCAATTATAAAGGGTCGGTTGGGATGGAAGAGTTTAAAACAAGACGAATATACAACCAATAAAGAAGATCCTGCAATGATTGCTGGCAGACATATAAATTTTGGACAAATAAATTGGAATGCTGTTGACCATATCCCAATGTGGAGATATAAAGAGTCGTTAGAAATAGCGCTGCAAGATGGAGATGTAATTTTTTCAAAAGACGGTTCATTAGGTAATCCGGCTCTGATTAAAGCACTGGATGGTAAGGCTACTATAAACTCAACGATGATGCTGGTTAGAACGAATAATACGATATATTCAGACTTTTTTTATCAATTAATGAAAGGCAAACAATTTAAAAAGCTTGTTTACCTTAAAGTGTCAGGTAGTTCAATACCTCATTTATTTCAAGATGATATGAAAAAATTCGTCTTTTCAACACCAGATATAAGAGAGCAAAAACGAATAGGACTTTTTCTAGGTAAGCTAGATAACCTTATAGCTGCCAATCAACGACAGCCAAAACATGTGGTATTTATATGGATTTTAGATAGCTCGTAGGCTATTAGACAGTTCTTATAATCATTTATCTAAAGAAGACAAAAGCAGGTAAATATTAGAATGATTTTCAAAAGGTAATTACAAAGATTTCAAAAAAATTCAGAGTTGAAATAGAAACTATAGTAAAATTAAATAATTGCACAGAAAACGAAGGAGAAGCCATGAAATTCAAACAAGCGTCTCGAAAAGAACAAGAAGAAATATTATTTCCGATTATTTTAAAAGCTTTAAAAAAATTAGGTGGGCAGTCCAATATTGGTGATTTGAAGAAAGAAATTGCATTATATTCAGATGATTTAGGGAAATTTGCAGCCTTTGAAAAAATGAGTCGGGGAAACCGTTTATACCGTCCATTTGATTATATATTCAACTTTGCGGTGGCAAGTTTGGGGTTTGCTGATTTTTTATATCATCCTGAAAGAGGAGTTATAGAATTAACGGAAAAAGGACGTACATTTAATTTTGATGAACTGGATGTTGAGCGAGACATAAGAAACCTATCAGACCCTAAGTGGGAAGAACGGAAACAGCCAAAAGATAGCAATATAAAAGCTTCAGAGAATGATGCTGAGAGTGAAGATGTTGGAATCGAAGAAGAACCGGAAGCGGATTGGAAAAGTGATTTGGCTCAATCTCTTAATGCATTCACACCTGTAAAATTTGAGTTATTTGCACGATTGTTGGTTAAAAAAATGGGTGTTGAATTAGATGAGACGCTTGGAACTAAACTAACAGGTGATGGCGGTATTGATGGATTTGGATACCTAACAACCGATGATTTTAGAACTGCGTGAGTGGCTATACAGGCTAAAAGATGGAGCGGTAGTGTTTCTTCTCCAGAAATAGATAAATTTCGTGGTGCCATGGATAAGTATAATGCCGAATATGGTATTTTCATCACGACTTCTGATTTCACAAAAGATGCGATCCGAGCTTCACGGGTGGGAACGCGTGTTATTACATTGATTAATGGAGATAAGATAGCTAAGTTAGTATCTGACCTGAAGATCCATGCAACACCTGTCACGACATATGTATTGGATGATTTTTATTCTAGTGATAAATAAAAATCACATTCTGAATCGTCAGAATGTGATTAATCATAGTTTAGCTTAAGAACAGTGTTTTTGTTCTTAGGCTATTTTTATTCAAATAGACTGTTCAAATATAAGTTGCACAAAGATTTTGGACTACAGCATGCCGCGTTCCTTCAGCATTTCATTATAAAAGTATTCCATATCATCGAGCCTGATCCGTTCTTCTGGATTCATGGTTTTACAAACTTGAAATAGAATTCGCATCAAAATTTCACGACAATTTTGGTATTCCGTTTCTGGTAACTCGGCGGTTTTAGGGATGCGTGTAAAAAGATAGCTGTTAGCTTGAGGTGCCACAAATTCGGTTGTAAATTGGTTGCCAAGGAATTTAGCTAAACTCACCTGGAAGTCATAGTATTTGCGGACAGTCGTCAGTTTTCGTTCTAAATGTTTTAAATCAATTCTGACGTTTAAACGGAGGCCTTCGTCAAATAATAAATAGAGTCGTTTAGCATCATCCACATCTTGATAAGCGTCCTTCAAGTGATGGACCGCGATCCAATTGGTCGAGGCATAAGTTGCACCGCTAGTTGGCACGAATTGAACGTTGCCCAATACATAAGGCCAGCAGCGTTTAACTTCAAGTTGGCGTCCCATTTCTTGCATTAACATAAAGTTGGCTTCTTTAGAGCGAGCAAAACTATTTATCAACTGTTTGGTTGATTTCTTCGTTTTGTGAAGACCGCGATGAGCATCAAAAACGATGCTGTTATAGTCGGTATCCCAGTGTGAGGTGTCATGAATGTAATAAGTCGTCGTTTCACAAATCTCTGTTCGATCAATTGTTTGCGCATTATCCGCGATTTCTTGAAACCGACTGATCGTTCTTCTTTCAACAACCTCGTGCAACTCATTTAACTTCTCCAAGTGTACTGTATCCATCTAAATAACTCCCCCGTATATTCAATAACTGATTTTTTGATACTTTTAAGAGTGTACCAGAAATTAAATTTTTGTATACCCTGATAAGTTGCATGTAAAGCGGGTAATTTACCCATTTTAAATGGGAATTTAGGACCTTTTATGAGTAAGTAGCATATATTCAAACGCACCTTTACGTGTAAAACAATTTCTTAAGATTTTTATTTGGTAAAAAGCTCCTTTAAAAGGTATAAAATTGAACTATAAAAAAGTTGATATTTTTTAATTTTATTTGTGAATTTTGCGTATCTGATTTATTTTTAATGAATATTAAAGTGAAATACAGTATTATGGGCTCCTTTTGATACTATTTAAAAAAATAGATTTTTTGCGATATACTACATATATGCAGATAAGTATTCGGAGGAGAAAATATGACTCAAAAAAGAGTTTCAATACGAGATATTGCTGAACTAAGTGGGGTATCTGTTGCAACTGTATCTCGTGTGATTAATCATAATGGACGTTTTTCTGAAACCACACGGCAAAAAGTGATGGCTGTTATTCGTGAGCAAGGATATGAAACCAATTCAATGGCCAAAGCACTTCGAATGAATAAGTCAAATACAATTGGCATTGTTGTACCTGATTTGAACAATAGTTTTTTTGCAGATTTAGTAGAAAAGATTGAACAACAGCTTTTTGAAACCGGATATTCCACAATTATCTGTGATACTGCTAGAGATCCACATAAAGAAGCAGGGTACCTTAAAATGTTGGAAGCTAAATTAGTGGATGGTTTAATTGTCATATCGGGGTTAAAAGAATTTAATAGTCAACAACTTTCTCGTCATATCCCGATTGTTTGTATAGACAGAAAACCCAATACTAATAATATTAAATATATTGGTTCTGATCATTATAAGGGTGCACAACTTGCAACTGAAAAACTGATTAGTGCAGAAACAAATCCATTCTTACTGGCGGGCTCTCGAGATTCACCGTCTTTAAATGATCGAATCAAAGGTTATCAGGATACTTTATCTAAAAATGACTTGCACATTGATAATAATTCAATTATTCGTTTGACGGTGGAAGAGGAACGAACGCCAGATACCAGACGTAAAGCACTTCGTGAAATGCTAAGAAAGTTAATGATAAAAAATCAACCATCGCTTGGAATATTCGCGATTAGTGACACACTAGCGGCCGATGTCCTAATTGCTGCACATAGCATGTTTATAAGTGTTCCTAGCGATTTGAAAGTAGTTGGTTTTGATGATGCCCCAATTGCACGTTATTGTTATCCTGAATTAACGACTATTCGGCAGAATACAGATGAAATTGCTATTCAAGCTACTTCGTATTTAGTAGATGCTATTCAGGGGAAAAAGGAACAAAATATTTTAATTAATAAATTGGTAGATGTGTCATTAGTGGATCGATCAACAGTTTAATAAAGTCACCAAAAAAGGATTAGCACGAAGTAAAGTGTTAATCCTTTTTTTGGTGTTTATACGTAATTAGTTGCTCAATAGAATATTTCTATTAGAGATAATTCAGCGGATTTGATGAGTAAACGTTTGTCCAAAACGTTTGAACATCTGACTTTAAAATTGATTAATATACAGAAATTAATTTAAAAAAAGACCACAATTTGCTAAGAATTTTATGTAATATCATTTATTCCAACATTGACAAATAAAAAGTAAACGCTTAACATCTATTTTAGAGTAAACGTTTTCCCAGGCATTATAAGAAAAGGTGGTTGATTATGTCAATTTTAATTTGTCCTTCAATGATGTGCGCTAATTTTTCAAATATCAAAGATGAAGTTAATGAACTTGATCATGCGGGGGTTGATATTTTCCATATGGATGTGATGGACGGTCATTATGTTCCTAATGTTGCCTTAGGCGTTGAAGATTATAAGGCAATTCGGAAAAACACGGATACAATGATGGATATCCATCTTATGGTTTCAAATCCAGATCAATATGTGAACATTTTTTCGGATTTAAATCCGGATATTATTTATGTGCACCCAGATACAACATCTATGATTACGAGAACAATTGAAGAAATTCGTAAAAGGGGAATTCATCCAGGAATTGCAATTAATCCAGCAATTTCAGTTCCTCAGATACAAGAACTTCTATCTTTAGTTGACTATGTGCTAGTAATGACTGTGAACCCGGGCTTTGCTGGACAACCATTCTTAGATTATGTAATTCCTAAAATTGAAACATTAGCTAGTTTAAAAAATGGAAAAAATTTTAAATTATTAGTGGATGGAGCTATTTCGCCAGAAAGAATCAGCCAATTAGCTAAAATTGGTGTAGATGGTTTTATTTTGGGTACGTCTGCATTATTTGGAAAAAATAAGGCTTATGGTGAAATAATCCCCAGTTTAAGAGAATTAGGCAATAATTAAGAAATTTTTGAATTTTATTTTGGAAAACTATTGTCAAATTTGTATATATTTGAATAGCTCTTTTAGATTTAATCATGTTTAGGCAAAAGTATAACGTGGTAAATTTCTAAAAGAGCTTTCTTGTGAAAATAAATGAATATATTTGAATATAAATGGTTGCAAATGACAATAAATGGTGCTAAGCTGAATTTATCAAATAAATGGGAGGGCTTACAAATGAAGCTTGCAACTAGAATTAATTCATTTTTACCAGTTAACGACAACGATTTAAGAAAGGTTTTTAAGAAATTTAAGTCACTTGGCTTAAATTATGTCGACTTAAATTATCCTGAACATGTAAAAGATTATTCTTCAGCAGAAATGAAAGCGCTTCTTGAAGAAAACGATCTTAAATTAAATGGCGTGGCTTTACGATTCAAGGAAGATTACATAAGCGGAGAAATTGGAAATCCTGATCAAGCTATTGCAGCAAAAGGTCTGCAACTTTGCAAAGATGCGGCAGATTACTGTAGAGCTGTTGGCGGTCATGTAGTTACTGTTTGGTTGGCACATGATGGTTTTGACTATAATTTTCAGATTGACTATACAAATGTTTGGGCGCAACTAGTTAAAGCATTTCAGACTATGGCTGATTATGCACCAGATTTGCGCTTTAGTATCGAGTACAAACCGTTTCAACCAAGAGCATATGCGTTTATTGACAGCATGGGTGTTACAGGAATGATGCTAAGTGAAATCAATCGAAAAAATGTTGGTGTTACTTTAGATTACTGTCACATGTTGATGAAACACGAAAATCCAGCAATGGCTGCTGATATATTTGGTGGTCGTAAACAGCTGTTTGGAATTCATCTGAATGATGGTTATGGCATGAATGATGATGGTCTGATGATCGGAACGGCAAGTCCTTTTAAAACACTTGAATTTTTGTACTATCTGAAGAAACATTCTTATGCCGGTATGATTTACTTTGATACTTTCCCAGTTATCGAAGGAGCTACTGAGGAATGTGAGCAAAATATGGAAATGATTAAACATCTTGATGCGTTAATTGATAACGTTGGCCTTGAAGAAATTCAGAAAGTGATCGATCAAAACGATGCGATTGCAGCACACAAATTGTTGATGAAATTTTTAAGTAACCCTGCATAACAACATGAGGAGTGAATAAAATGAGTAAGGATTATAAACAGGCAGCCAAAGATATTTTGAAGGATATTGGCGGGGCAGAAAATGTTGGAAACATGACCCATTGTGCAA contains the following coding sequences:
- a CDS encoding sugar phosphate isomerase/epimerase family protein; this translates as MKLATRINSFLPVNDNDLRKVFKKFKSLGLNYVDLNYPEHVKDYSSAEMKALLEENDLKLNGVALRFKEDYISGEIGNPDQAIAAKGLQLCKDAADYCRAVGGHVVTVWLAHDGFDYNFQIDYTNVWAQLVKAFQTMADYAPDLRFSIEYKPFQPRAYAFIDSMGVTGMMLSEINRKNVGVTLDYCHMLMKHENPAMAADIFGGRKQLFGIHLNDGYGMNDDGLMIGTASPFKTLEFLYYLKKHSYAGMIYFDTFPVIEGATEECEQNMEMIKHLDALIDNVGLEEIQKVIDQNDAIAAHKLLMKFLSNPA